The proteins below are encoded in one region of Pacificitalea manganoxidans:
- a CDS encoding AAA family ATPase, with translation MTPIPDSIEAVQQMLAGQDYVCGRPLATVAFLALRLGRPLFLEGEAGTGKTEIAKAIAAGLGRRLIRLQCYEGLDAASAVYEWNFAEQMIAIRTAEATGGADRAALKTELFSQDYLIERPLLQAMRPQEGGAPVLLIDEIDRTDEPFEAFLLEALSDFQVTIPELGTIRAPEPPIVILTSNRTREVHDALKRRCLYHWVDYPNFDREMEILAARAPEAQATLSREVVAFVQQLRTEDLFKKPGVAETIDWAKCLLALDAIALSPEVIADTLGAVLKYQDDIRKLQGSEAKRILDEVRAELAPA, from the coding sequence ATGACCCCGATACCGGACTCGATCGAAGCGGTGCAGCAGATGCTCGCCGGGCAGGACTATGTCTGCGGCAGGCCGCTGGCGACTGTGGCGTTTCTGGCGCTGCGGCTGGGCCGACCGCTGTTTCTTGAGGGCGAGGCCGGCACCGGCAAGACCGAAATCGCCAAGGCCATCGCCGCCGGGCTGGGCCGCCGTCTGATCCGCCTGCAATGCTACGAAGGCCTTGATGCCGCGTCGGCGGTCTATGAATGGAACTTCGCCGAACAGATGATCGCGATCCGCACGGCGGAGGCCACGGGCGGCGCCGACCGCGCCGCGCTAAAGACGGAGCTTTTCTCGCAGGATTACCTGATCGAGCGTCCGCTTTTGCAGGCCATGCGCCCGCAGGAGGGCGGCGCGCCGGTGCTTCTGATCGATGAAATCGACCGCACCGATGAACCGTTCGAGGCGTTCTTGCTAGAAGCGCTGTCGGATTTTCAGGTCACGATCCCCGAACTTGGCACCATCCGCGCGCCGGAGCCGCCCATCGTCATTCTCACTTCCAACCGCACCCGCGAAGTGCATGACGCGCTCAAACGCCGCTGCCTTTATCACTGGGTCGATTATCCCAATTTCGACCGGGAAATGGAGATCCTCGCCGCCCGCGCACCCGAAGCGCAGGCGACCCTCTCGCGCGAAGTCGTGGCCTTCGTGCAGCAATTGCGCACCGAGGATCTGTTCAAGAAACCGGGCGTCGCCGAAACCATCGACTGGGCCAAATGCCTGCTGGCGCTCGACGCCATCGCGCTCAGTCCCGAGGTGATCGCCGACACGCTGGGCGCGGTGCTGAAATACCAAGACGACATTCGCAAGCTGCAAGGTTCGGAGGCCAAGCGCATTCTCGACGAGGTGCGCGCCGAACTGGCCCCGGCGTGA
- a CDS encoding phosphoadenosine phosphosulfate reductase — protein MPDDLRPGATPDPTARQTEMPAASPRPSPKERHMPQDLPDQTIDAAGPDAARGAEAPAEADAQRGTEDDDAPITPEAWHARLDAHGEMHGYHERLGARHGALYTEDSETLLVTFEDAGAIRANGDAATLPFGLTVAGREGWSQLCLYSEGDTWFRDEAIYAFFDRLIDEGFFFEFERVVFYGAGACAYAACAYSVAAPGAIVVAVQPQATLDPTVAEWDSRFLRMRGTDFTSRFGYAPAMMEAAAKGFVLYDPNVKEDAMHAALFTREGVEKLRCTYLGTDLEPALTQMDMLVPLLRAAGRGTLTRAVFADLWRRRRDYVPYLRRLVVTLESRERPMLAGLAARAVLSRRNGPRFRKALKTAEAQLAKADRSLPHARTLPPEA, from the coding sequence ATGCCCGATGACCTGCGCCCCGGCGCGACACCCGACCCGACCGCCCGCCAGACCGAAATGCCCGCCGCCTCCCCCCGGCCCAGCCCCAAGGAACGTCACATGCCACAGGATCTTCCTGATCAGACGATCGATGCCGCCGGCCCCGATGCCGCACGCGGCGCGGAGGCGCCCGCAGAGGCCGATGCCCAACGGGGCACCGAGGACGACGACGCGCCGATCACCCCCGAAGCATGGCACGCGCGGCTTGACGCCCATGGCGAGATGCATGGCTATCATGAACGGCTCGGCGCCCGGCACGGCGCGCTATATACCGAAGACAGCGAGACGCTGCTTGTCACCTTTGAAGACGCCGGTGCGATCCGGGCCAATGGTGATGCGGCCACCCTGCCCTTTGGGCTGACGGTCGCGGGGCGCGAGGGCTGGTCGCAGCTGTGCCTTTACAGCGAGGGCGACACATGGTTCCGCGACGAGGCGATCTATGCCTTTTTTGACCGGCTGATCGACGAAGGGTTCTTTTTCGAATTTGAGCGGGTGGTGTTCTATGGCGCCGGGGCCTGCGCCTATGCCGCCTGCGCCTATTCGGTGGCCGCGCCGGGGGCGATTGTCGTCGCGGTGCAGCCGCAGGCGACGCTCGACCCGACCGTGGCCGAATGGGACAGCCGGTTCCTGAGGATGCGTGGCACGGATTTCACCTCGCGCTTCGGCTATGCGCCCGCGATGATGGAAGCGGCGGCCAAGGGGTTTGTCCTCTACGATCCGAACGTGAAAGAGGACGCGATGCATGCCGCGCTGTTCACCCGCGAGGGGGTAGAGAAGCTGCGCTGCACCTATCTGGGCACCGATCTGGAACCGGCCCTGACGCAGATGGATATGCTGGTACCGCTGCTGCGCGCCGCCGGGCGGGGCACGCTGACCCGCGCCGTGTTCGCCGATCTGTGGCGGCGGCGGCGCGATTATGTTCCCTATCTGCGGCGGCTGGTCGTCACGCTGGAAAGCCGCGAGCGTCCTATGCTGGCGGGGCTGGCCGCGCGTGCGGTGCTGTCGCGCCGCAACGGGCCCCGGTTCCGCAAGGCGCTGAAGACCGCCGAGGCGCAACTGGCGAAAGCCGACCGCAGCCTGCCCCACGCCCGGACCTTGCCGCCCGAGGCCTGA
- the ureG gene encoding urease accessory protein UreG codes for MPSQNGPLRVGIGGPVGAGKTTLTEQLCRALSPRHSVAVITNDIYTREDAEALMRAQVLPMERIRGVETGGCPHTAIREDASINLAAVADLRAAIPDLDVILIESGGDNLAATFSPELADLTLYVIDTAAGQDIPRKKGPGVTRSDLLVVNKIDLAPHVGVDPVQLESDTRAARGARPYVMASLRAGRGVEEIARFIETEGGL; via the coding sequence ATGCCCAGTCAGAACGGCCCGCTGCGCGTGGGTATCGGCGGCCCGGTGGGGGCTGGCAAGACCACGCTGACCGAACAGCTTTGCCGTGCGCTCAGCCCGCGCCACTCCGTCGCCGTCATCACCAATGACATCTACACGCGTGAGGATGCCGAGGCGCTGATGCGGGCGCAGGTGCTGCCGATGGAGCGTATCCGCGGCGTCGAAACCGGCGGCTGCCCGCATACCGCGATCCGCGAGGATGCCTCGATCAACCTTGCCGCCGTGGCCGATCTGCGCGCGGCGATTCCCGATCTCGACGTGATCTTGATCGAATCGGGGGGCGACAACCTCGCCGCGACGTTCTCGCCGGAACTGGCCGATCTGACGCTCTATGTGATCGATACGGCGGCAGGGCAGGACATCCCGCGCAAAAAGGGGCCGGGCGTCACCCGCTCCGATCTGCTGGTGGTCAATAAAATCGACCTCGCGCCCCATGTCGGCGTCGATCCGGTGCAATTGGAAAGCGACACGCGCGCGGCCCGTGGCGCGCGGCCCTATGTGATGGCCTCGCTGCGCGCGGGCCGTGGGGTCGAGGAGATCGCCCGCTTCATCGAAACCGAAGGCGGGCTCTGA
- a CDS encoding urease accessory protein UreF: MTAPLTLPEPSAGADPTALLTLTQWLSPAFPLGSFAYSHGLETEIAAGRVQDADSLRAWVSVVLSEGAGRADATLLAHALRAGGDAARLTDLADLARALAPSRERWVETEAQGRALTLTVNAMTGAARPPMALPVALGAAAADLDLPVTQVIALYLHSFAANLVQAGVRFVPLGQTEGQAALAALHPDVVTLAAACADAPLDMIATGAFGADLAAMEHEVLEVRIFKT, encoded by the coding sequence ATGACCGCCCCCCTGACCCTGCCGGAACCCAGCGCCGGGGCCGACCCCACCGCGCTCCTGACCCTCACCCAATGGCTGTCACCGGCGTTTCCCTTGGGCAGTTTCGCCTATTCCCACGGGCTGGAGACCGAGATCGCCGCAGGCCGGGTGCAGGACGCAGACAGCCTGCGCGCGTGGGTGTCCGTGGTCCTGTCCGAAGGCGCGGGCCGGGCGGATGCGACGCTGCTGGCCCATGCCCTGCGCGCCGGTGGTGATGCCGCGCGCCTGACGGACCTGGCCGATCTGGCGCGCGCATTGGCCCCCTCCCGCGAACGCTGGGTCGAGACGGAGGCACAGGGCCGCGCGCTCACCCTCACCGTCAACGCGATGACCGGCGCGGCGCGTCCCCCGATGGCGTTGCCCGTGGCGCTCGGCGCGGCGGCGGCGGATCTGGATCTGCCGGTGACGCAGGTGATCGCGCTCTATCTCCACAGCTTTGCCGCCAACCTCGTGCAGGCGGGGGTGCGCTTCGTGCCCTTGGGCCAGACCGAGGGGCAGGCGGCGCTGGCTGCGCTTCACCCCGATGTCGTAACCTTGGCCGCCGCCTGTGCCGACGCGCCGCTCGACATGATCGCAACCGGGGCGTTCGGCGCCGATCTGGCCGCGATGGAACATGAGGTGCTTGAGGTGCGGATCTTCAAAACCTGA
- a CDS encoding YrhK family protein encodes MSRAMPQDSSAPRDAADTGRDGAAGANPPAARSEDATLFHPDNRRRSPDHARVYALYELVYTLVDFLAAACFIGGSVMFFFDSLMMPGTWAFLVGSLLFAAKPSLRLARELTYLRMGDVDRLAKRYEQ; translated from the coding sequence GTGAGCCGCGCCATGCCGCAGGACAGCAGCGCACCCCGCGACGCAGCGGACACGGGGAGGGACGGCGCGGCGGGGGCAAACCCGCCCGCCGCCCGCAGCGAGGATGCCACTCTGTTTCACCCCGACAACCGCCGCCGCTCGCCCGATCACGCGCGGGTCTATGCGCTCTACGAACTCGTCTACACACTCGTCGATTTTCTTGCCGCTGCGTGTTTCATCGGCGGCTCGGTGATGTTTTTCTTCGACAGTCTGATGATGCCGGGCACATGGGCGTTTCTCGTGGGCTCGCTGCTCTTTGCGGCCAAGCCAAGCCTGCGGCTGGCGCGGGAACTGACCTATCTGCGCATGGGCGATGTCGACCGGCTGGCCAAAAGGTATGAACAATGA